A genomic window from Candidatus Krumholzibacteriia bacterium includes:
- the pheS gene encoding phenylalanine--tRNA ligase subunit alpha codes for MDPQSIESGIRADVAACATPDDLEAVRVRYLGRKGVVTAFLRGIGDADPAERPRLGVEANRLKELVSSMLAARRDELGGGDRNEFYQPPVDGTLPASTGQVGRRHVIPQTMRRMKAILEGMGYRLARGPEMELEYYNFQALNFPEEHPSRDLQDTFYITDDILLRTHTSPIQVRFMQEHQPPLKIYAPGRVYRNEAIDPSHAAEFHQVEGLYIDTDVSMADLRGDLLFFLRELFGASTQVRFKPHFFPFTEPSVDVDMTCFGCEGHGCTICGQTGWIEILGAGMVHPNVLRAVGYDPDRYSGFAFGIGVDRIAMIKHGITDIRMFLANDMRFLEQFPEREP; via the coding sequence ATGGACCCGCAGTCAATCGAGTCCGGCATTCGCGCCGACGTTGCGGCGTGTGCCACCCCGGATGATCTGGAAGCGGTGCGCGTCCGCTACCTGGGCCGCAAGGGTGTGGTGACCGCCTTCCTGCGCGGCATTGGCGACGCCGACCCCGCGGAACGGCCGCGCCTGGGTGTGGAGGCGAACCGCCTCAAGGAACTGGTGTCCTCGATGCTGGCCGCGCGCCGCGATGAACTGGGCGGTGGCGACCGCAACGAGTTCTACCAGCCGCCGGTGGACGGAACACTCCCCGCGAGCACGGGCCAGGTGGGGCGGCGCCACGTCATCCCCCAGACCATGCGCCGCATGAAGGCCATCCTCGAGGGCATGGGCTACCGCCTGGCGCGCGGGCCCGAAATGGAACTCGAGTACTACAACTTCCAGGCGCTCAATTTTCCCGAGGAACACCCCTCGCGGGACCTGCAGGACACCTTCTACATCACCGACGACATCCTGCTGCGCACGCACACCTCGCCCATCCAGGTGCGCTTCATGCAGGAGCACCAGCCGCCGCTGAAGATCTACGCGCCGGGGCGTGTCTACCGCAACGAGGCCATCGATCCGTCGCACGCGGCGGAGTTCCACCAGGTGGAGGGCCTCTACATTGATACGGACGTATCCATGGCGGACCTGCGTGGCGACCTCTTGTTCTTCCTGCGCGAACTCTTCGGTGCTTCCACGCAGGTGCGTTTCAAGCCGCACTTCTTTCCCTTCACGGAGCCGAGCGTCGACGTGGACATGACCTGCTTCGGGTGTGAGGGGCACGGCTGCACGATCTGCGGACAAACCGGTTGGATCGAGATTCTGGGGGCGGGCATGGTGCACCCCAACGTGCTGCGCGCGGTGGGCTACGACCCCGATCGTTACTCCGGCTTCGCCTTTGGTATCGGCGTGGACCGGATCGCCATGATCAAACACGGTATCACCGACATCCGCATGTTTCTGGCCAACGACATGCGCTTCCTCGAACAGTTTCCGGAGCGGGAACCGTGA
- the thrS gene encoding threonine--tRNA ligase, which translates to MVRVTLPNGSTQSFDAAEVPVADVMQTLDDRARGGVVGVLFGGQLRDMYQSITGEGTLRTLRDSDEQSLYLLRHTASHVLAHAVMELFPDAKFAIGPPIDNGFYYDFEVEKPFTPEDLERIEKRMNELLKEKLEISREDWDKARAREHFGKLGQRYKLELIDDIPGESVSIYTVGRFVDLCGGPHIDSTKRIRYVKVLSTAGAYWRGDSNKTMLQRIYATAFFKKSELEGYLKQLEEAEKRDHRRLGKALDLFEIKEEAGGGLVFWHPHGAVVREVMEQYLKAEYRKRGYDLVCTPHIAKSDLWAKSGHLTYYRENMYTMDVDGQEYVVKPMNCPGHILVYKRKLHSFRELPVRIAEMGTVYRHELSGALHGLLRVRGFTQDDGHIFCTPEQLPGEVDATIDFALTVLGRFGFDRFNVELSVRDPNNPSKYAGTDDEWAMAESALEEAVQRRGLPYKRMEGEAVFYGPKIDIKVIDAIGRPWQLSTIQFDFNLPRRLDVTYVASGGERKFVFMVHRALFGSIERFMGILTEHYAGAFPLWLAPVQVVVLPITADAVPYAEKVRAALREAGVRAGMDARDEKIGYRIREAEVQKVPYMAVVGMREAEAGVVAVRAHGRGDQGQKALAAFVEEIVDEANPDR; encoded by the coding sequence ATGGTTCGCGTGACTCTGCCCAACGGGTCGACACAATCCTTTGACGCCGCCGAAGTTCCGGTGGCGGACGTCATGCAGACGCTCGACGATCGCGCGCGCGGCGGTGTGGTGGGCGTGCTGTTCGGCGGCCAGTTGCGCGACATGTATCAGTCGATCACTGGTGAGGGGACGCTGCGCACACTGCGCGACTCCGACGAGCAGAGCCTGTACCTGTTGCGGCATACCGCGTCGCACGTGCTGGCGCACGCCGTCATGGAGTTGTTCCCGGACGCGAAGTTCGCCATCGGCCCTCCCATCGACAACGGGTTCTACTATGACTTCGAGGTGGAGAAGCCGTTCACGCCCGAGGACCTGGAACGCATCGAGAAACGCATGAATGAGCTGCTCAAGGAGAAGCTTGAAATCTCCCGCGAGGACTGGGACAAGGCGCGTGCGCGCGAACACTTCGGAAAACTCGGACAGCGCTACAAGCTCGAACTCATCGACGACATCCCCGGTGAGTCGGTCTCCATTTATACCGTGGGCCGTTTCGTGGACCTGTGCGGGGGACCACACATCGACTCCACCAAGCGCATCCGTTACGTGAAGGTGCTTTCCACCGCGGGTGCCTACTGGCGCGGCGACTCCAACAAGACCATGCTGCAGCGCATCTACGCGACCGCCTTCTTCAAGAAGAGCGAACTGGAGGGATACCTCAAGCAGCTCGAAGAGGCGGAGAAGCGCGACCATCGCCGCCTGGGCAAGGCGTTGGATCTGTTCGAAATCAAGGAAGAGGCGGGCGGCGGGCTGGTGTTCTGGCACCCGCACGGTGCGGTGGTGCGCGAGGTCATGGAGCAGTACCTCAAGGCGGAATACCGCAAGCGCGGATACGATCTCGTGTGCACGCCCCATATCGCCAAGTCGGATCTGTGGGCCAAGTCCGGACACCTCACCTACTACCGCGAGAACATGTACACCATGGACGTGGACGGCCAGGAGTACGTGGTCAAGCCGATGAACTGCCCGGGCCACATCCTGGTGTACAAGCGCAAGCTGCACAGCTTCCGGGAACTGCCGGTGCGCATCGCCGAGATGGGCACCGTGTACCGGCATGAGTTGTCGGGTGCGCTGCACGGGCTGCTGCGTGTGCGAGGCTTCACCCAGGACGACGGCCACATCTTCTGCACGCCGGAGCAGCTGCCCGGCGAGGTGGACGCGACCATCGATTTCGCGCTTACCGTGCTGGGGCGCTTCGGCTTCGACCGGTTCAACGTCGAATTGAGCGTCCGCGACCCCAACAACCCATCGAAGTACGCCGGCACCGACGACGAATGGGCCATGGCGGAGTCGGCGCTCGAGGAGGCGGTGCAGCGCCGCGGCCTGCCCTACAAGCGCATGGAGGGGGAGGCGGTCTTCTACGGCCCAAAGATCGACATCAAGGTGATCGACGCCATCGGGCGTCCGTGGCAGCTTTCCACCATCCAGTTCGACTTCAACCTGCCGCGCCGGCTGGACGTGACCTATGTGGCCAGCGGGGGCGAGCGCAAGTTCGTGTTCATGGTGCACCGGGCGCTGTTCGGCTCCATCGAGCGTTTCATGGGCATTCTCACCGAACACTACGCGGGGGCCTTCCCGCTGTGGCTGGCGCCGGTGCAGGTGGTGGTACTGCCCATCACCGCGGACGCGGTCCCATACGCGGAGAAGGTGCGTGCCGCCCTGCGCGAGGCGGGTGTGCGGGCGGGCATGGACGCCCGCGACGAGAAGATCGGCTACCGCATCCGCGAAGCCGAGGTCCAGAAGGTGCCCTACATGGCGGTGGTGGGGATGCGGGAGGCGGAGGCCGGGGTGGTCGCGGTGCGCGCCCACGGCCGGGGGGACCAGGGGCAGAAAGCGCTGGCGGCCTTCGTTGAGGAAATCGTTGACGAGGCGAATCCGGACCGGTAG
- the infC gene encoding translation initiation factor IF-3, with the protein MRANEQIRVPEIRVIDAEGNQLGVLPTHQALQLAQEQGLDLVEISPTSRPPVCRIMDFGKFKYEQSKKQKQSKRKQHTFQVKEVKFRPKTEEHDYQFKRRHAEEFLEKHFKVKITVMFRGREMDHREMGYKILDRLVKDLAPVGTVDRQPEFEGRLMVMYLAPHPIKPGQQKKKAAAPAPPKPEAKPEPKPEKEETHAQAEEQPRGDETVS; encoded by the coding sequence ATTCGCGCCAACGAACAAATCCGGGTGCCCGAGATCCGGGTGATAGACGCGGAAGGCAATCAGCTCGGTGTTCTTCCCACCCATCAGGCGTTGCAGCTGGCGCAGGAGCAGGGGCTCGACCTGGTCGAGATCTCTCCCACGTCACGTCCGCCCGTTTGTCGCATCATGGACTTCGGGAAGTTCAAGTACGAGCAGAGCAAGAAGCAGAAGCAGTCGAAGAGGAAGCAGCACACGTTCCAGGTCAAAGAGGTCAAGTTCCGGCCCAAGACCGAGGAACACGATTACCAGTTCAAGCGGCGGCACGCGGAAGAGTTTCTGGAGAAGCACTTCAAGGTGAAAATCACGGTGATGTTCCGTGGCCGTGAGATGGACCATCGCGAGATGGGTTACAAGATTCTCGATCGGCTGGTGAAGGATCTTGCCCCCGTGGGAACCGTCGACCGCCAGCCCGAGTTCGAAGGGCGGCTGATGGTGATGTACCTGGCCCCGCACCCGATCAAGCCGGGCCAGCAGAAGAAGAAGGCGGCCGCACCGGCGCCGCCCAAGCCCGAGGCGAAGCCCGAGCCCAAACCGGAAAAGGAAGAGACGCATGCCCAAGCTGAAGAGCAACCGCGCGGCGATGAAACGGTTTCGTAA
- the rplT gene encoding 50S ribosomal protein L20, producing the protein MPRTKNTVAGRERRKKVLKAAKGFRGGRGTLYRTARETVDRALVYAYRDRKQRKRHFRSLWISRINAAARINGMSYSRFINGLKRAEVDIDRKMLAEMAVNDSDGFKKLADVARAAWTGGSR; encoded by the coding sequence ATGCCACGCACAAAGAATACCGTCGCCGGCCGCGAGCGCAGGAAAAAGGTCCTGAAGGCGGCCAAGGGTTTCCGCGGTGGCCGCGGTACCCTGTACCGCACCGCACGCGAGACGGTCGACCGCGCCCTCGTCTATGCCTACCGCGACCGCAAGCAGCGGAAGCGTCACTTCCGCTCGCTGTGGATCTCCCGCATCAACGCCGCCGCGCGCATCAACGGAATGTCGTACAGCCGCTTCATCAACGGCCTCAAGCGCGCCGAGGTGGACATCGACCGCAAGATGCTGGCCGAGATGGCGGTGAACGACTCCGACGGATTCAAGAAGCTGGCCGACGTCGCCAGGGCGGCGTGGACCGGCGGAAGCCGCTAG
- the folD gene encoding bifunctional methylenetetrahydrofolate dehydrogenase/methenyltetrahydrofolate cyclohydrolase FolD — protein MQLLDGKAAAAAIKSEIAASVSALGSERRPAIALVRVGEDPASRVYVSAKARACEECGIESRGLHLPEDAPEDRVLGVLRDFNRDESVDGILLQLPLPRQVDADRAIAAISPEKDVDGFHPESLGRLAAGAPRFVPCTPLGIVELLRRNGVSTVGANVVVLGRSVIVGKPMGLLLTLKGAGGDATVTMCHSRTRDIAAHTRAADIIIAAMGVPRFLKADMVREGAVVVDVGINRVEDASATKGYTLVGDVDFEAVAPRTSFITPVPGGVGPMTVAMLMSNTFTAYRMRTR, from the coding sequence ATGCAACTGCTCGACGGGAAGGCCGCCGCAGCCGCCATCAAGTCGGAGATCGCCGCTTCCGTTAGCGCACTGGGGAGTGAGCGGCGCCCGGCCATCGCACTGGTGCGCGTGGGGGAGGATCCCGCATCGAGGGTATACGTGTCGGCCAAGGCCAGGGCGTGCGAGGAGTGTGGCATCGAGTCGCGCGGCCTGCACCTGCCCGAGGACGCGCCCGAAGACCGTGTACTGGGCGTTCTGCGCGACTTCAACCGCGACGAGTCCGTCGACGGGATCCTGTTGCAGCTGCCGCTGCCGCGCCAGGTGGACGCAGACCGTGCCATTGCCGCCATCAGCCCGGAGAAGGACGTCGACGGCTTCCACCCCGAGAGCCTGGGGCGGCTGGCGGCGGGAGCGCCGCGCTTCGTCCCCTGCACACCGCTGGGGATCGTCGAGCTCCTGCGCCGCAACGGTGTGTCCACCGTGGGTGCGAACGTGGTGGTGCTGGGGCGCAGCGTGATCGTGGGCAAGCCGATGGGCCTGCTGCTCACGCTCAAGGGCGCGGGCGGCGACGCCACCGTGACCATGTGCCACAGCCGCACCCGCGACATCGCGGCGCACACGCGCGCCGCGGACATCATCATCGCCGCCATGGGCGTGCCGCGCTTTCTCAAGGCGGACATGGTTCGCGAGGGTGCGGTGGTTGTGGACGTGGGCATCAACCGTGTGGAAGACGCCAGTGCCACGAAGGGCTACACCCTGGTGGGCGACGTCGACTTCGAAGCCGTCGCGCCGCGCACCTCGTTCATCACGCCGGTACCCGGCGGGGTGGGACCGATGACGGTCGCGATGCTGATGTCCAATACGTTCACCGCGTACCGCATGCGGACCCGGTGA
- a CDS encoding cell division protein ZapA: protein MMEEKSATTVEILGREYRIRGSADGDYVREVARFVDARLREVSRGAAGQPPDRVAVLAAINIADELFQLRRAASDEMMSIERRTEGLISLIDEKLSLET, encoded by the coding sequence ATGATGGAAGAGAAGAGCGCGACGACGGTTGAGATTCTGGGGCGGGAGTACCGCATCCGCGGGAGCGCCGACGGCGACTATGTGCGCGAGGTGGCCCGCTTCGTCGACGCCAGGCTGCGCGAAGTCTCCCGGGGAGCGGCGGGCCAGCCGCCCGACCGGGTAGCCGTGTTGGCCGCTATCAATATTGCGGACGAATTGTTTCAGTTGCGCCGCGCGGCCAGTGACGAGATGATGAGTATCGAGCGCAGGACCGAGGGGCTGATCTCCCTCATTGACGAGAAACTATCGCTCGAGACGTGA
- the xseB gene encoding exodeoxyribonuclease VII small subunit: protein MSRKKDGAEDIGELTFEDAMKRLERIVSELEAGSVSLADSLQKFEEGIALGRRCRELLASADLRVRTLVEGAEGTLVEGESFDAE, encoded by the coding sequence ATGAGCAGGAAGAAGGATGGCGCCGAGGACATCGGGGAGCTCACTTTCGAGGATGCCATGAAACGCCTGGAGCGGATCGTCTCCGAACTGGAGGCGGGAAGCGTTTCGCTGGCGGATTCGTTGCAGAAGTTCGAGGAGGGGATTGCACTGGGCCGCCGCTGCCGGGAACTGCTCGCGAGCGCGGACCTGCGGGTGCGCACGCTGGTGGAAGGCGCGGAGGGAACGCTGGTGGAGGGAGAGTCGTTTGACGCGGAGTGA
- the rpmI gene encoding 50S ribosomal protein L35 produces MPKLKSNRAAMKRFRKTGTGKVRRNKAFKSHILTKKTTKRKRGLRKATLVHPTDMKRVRRMLLI; encoded by the coding sequence ATGCCCAAGCTGAAGAGCAACCGCGCGGCGATGAAACGGTTTCGTAAGACCGGAACCGGCAAGGTGCGGCGCAACAAGGCGTTCAAGAGCCACATTCTGACCAAGAAGACAACCAAGCGGAAGCGCGGGCTGCGCAAGGCGACGCTCGTGCACCCGACGGACATGAAGCGCGTGCGGCGGATGCTGCTGATCTAG
- the pheT gene encoding phenylalanine--tRNA ligase subunit beta: MIVSLSWLRKYVDIAVDARALADDLTMHGIKVERLLSSGLTERLVVVGHVLSVAPHPGADRLHVCSVDVGAASPLEIVCGAPNVAAGQRVPVALVGARLPNGVKIRKSKIRGVASQGMICSQIELGLGTESGGIIVLPAETQIGAVLADVLGASDATMELEITPNRPDQLGHVGVAREVAALYDVPLRVPQPAPSASDSDDGVSIDIESPEECFRFVARVVRGVKVGPSPAWLQGALEKVGVNSINNVVDATNYVMLEIGQPLHAYDLKKLRSTSMGVRRGRRGERLEVLDGTTRELGPEHLIITCSDDAVGVAGVIGGMPTAIDDETTDILLECAAFAPRVVRATRRALNISTDASYRFERGSDRDICAAASRRALEIILETAGGTAGREVDVFPAPREIRNVTIRRSTVRRLLGEDLPVQTVTGLLERLAFHRVSGDENAITVSVPSFRWDIFEEADLVEEVARMYGYDNIGRGWKYRVTVPSAPDAFDRFLERVAAHLGARGHTEFVTSAFTDGRELRWFDWPDADPRSHPMPLKNPLSTNHAYMRTHLLPGVLDAVAHNISHGRRELSVFSIGRVFLRAERESGLPDEPTHVVLVRTRPRGATFWRGDESPPDLFEIKAEVETLLAAMRPAAGEAWSYDFAPSRGEFRYSDRGGMVAEGGIIPVAAARELGIEQPAWYAAIDLSALFEVEGGTAIFRPFSEFPSSRRDLSLVAPAGVSWSQIEKHVAKVGGRLLESLLVFDVFRGASIDAEQTAYGVRLSFRSSEGTLKDSDVDAIVTRIVGKLEAELGVVLRS, from the coding sequence GTGATCGTTTCTCTCTCATGGTTGCGCAAGTACGTGGACATCGCGGTCGATGCACGCGCGCTTGCCGACGACCTCACCATGCATGGAATCAAGGTCGAGCGCCTGCTCAGCAGTGGTCTCACCGAGCGGCTGGTGGTGGTGGGGCACGTCCTTTCTGTCGCGCCGCATCCGGGCGCCGACCGCCTGCACGTGTGTTCGGTGGATGTGGGTGCGGCCTCGCCCCTGGAAATCGTTTGCGGGGCCCCCAACGTGGCGGCGGGGCAGCGCGTGCCGGTGGCGCTGGTGGGAGCACGCCTCCCCAACGGTGTGAAGATCCGCAAGAGCAAGATCCGCGGCGTCGCGTCGCAGGGCATGATCTGCTCGCAGATCGAACTGGGACTGGGCACGGAGTCCGGCGGCATCATCGTACTGCCCGCGGAGACGCAGATCGGCGCGGTCCTGGCCGACGTCCTGGGCGCGTCGGACGCGACCATGGAACTCGAGATCACGCCCAACCGCCCCGACCAGTTGGGCCACGTGGGTGTGGCGCGCGAGGTGGCGGCGTTGTACGACGTGCCGTTGCGGGTTCCGCAGCCGGCGCCGTCCGCATCCGACAGCGACGATGGCGTGAGCATCGACATCGAGTCGCCCGAAGAGTGCTTTCGCTTCGTGGCCCGCGTGGTACGGGGTGTCAAGGTGGGTCCGTCGCCAGCGTGGCTGCAGGGCGCGCTGGAGAAGGTGGGCGTCAACAGCATCAACAACGTGGTCGACGCCACCAACTACGTGATGCTCGAAATCGGCCAGCCCCTGCACGCCTACGACCTGAAGAAGCTGCGCTCGACGTCGATGGGTGTCCGCCGCGGTCGCCGGGGCGAGCGGCTCGAAGTGCTGGACGGCACCACCCGCGAGCTGGGGCCGGAGCACCTCATCATTACGTGCTCCGACGATGCGGTGGGTGTCGCGGGCGTGATCGGCGGCATGCCGACCGCGATCGACGATGAAACCACCGACATTCTGCTGGAGTGCGCCGCCTTCGCACCGCGTGTGGTGCGCGCAACGCGCCGCGCCCTCAACATCAGCACGGACGCGTCGTACCGTTTCGAGCGGGGAAGCGATCGCGACATCTGTGCCGCCGCCTCGCGGCGCGCGCTGGAGATCATCCTGGAGACCGCGGGCGGGACGGCCGGCCGTGAAGTGGACGTGTTTCCCGCCCCGCGCGAGATACGCAACGTCACCATCCGGCGGTCGACGGTGCGCCGCCTGCTGGGCGAGGATCTCCCTGTGCAGACCGTCACGGGTTTGCTGGAGCGTCTTGCGTTCCACCGGGTGTCGGGGGACGAGAACGCGATAACGGTTTCGGTGCCGTCGTTCCGCTGGGACATCTTCGAGGAAGCCGACCTGGTGGAGGAAGTGGCGCGCATGTACGGCTACGACAACATCGGCCGCGGCTGGAAGTACCGTGTCACGGTGCCGTCCGCGCCGGATGCGTTCGACCGCTTCCTGGAACGGGTGGCGGCCCACCTGGGAGCGCGCGGGCACACGGAGTTCGTCACCAGCGCCTTCACCGACGGGCGTGAACTGCGATGGTTCGACTGGCCCGACGCTGATCCGCGCAGCCATCCCATGCCGCTGAAGAACCCGCTTTCCACCAATCACGCCTACATGCGCACGCACCTGTTGCCGGGAGTACTGGATGCGGTGGCGCACAACATTTCGCACGGCCGGCGCGAGTTGAGCGTGTTCAGCATCGGACGTGTGTTCCTGCGCGCGGAACGGGAATCGGGCCTGCCCGATGAACCGACCCACGTGGTGCTTGTACGCACCCGCCCGCGCGGGGCGACATTCTGGCGCGGAGACGAGTCGCCGCCCGACCTGTTCGAAATAAAGGCCGAAGTGGAAACGCTGCTGGCCGCAATGCGACCCGCGGCCGGGGAAGCATGGTCCTACGACTTCGCGCCGTCGCGGGGCGAGTTTCGCTACAGTGACCGTGGTGGTATGGTGGCCGAGGGTGGCATCATCCCCGTAGCGGCGGCACGGGAACTCGGCATCGAACAGCCCGCGTGGTACGCGGCGATCGATCTGAGTGCGCTTTTTGAGGTCGAGGGCGGCACGGCTATTTTCCGCCCGTTCTCGGAGTTCCCGAGTTCGCGACGGGATCTCTCGCTGGTGGCGCCCGCGGGTGTGAGCTGGTCGCAGATCGAAAAACATGTGGCGAAGGTCGGCGGACGGTTGCTAGAATCCCTACTGGTGTTCGACGTGTTCCGCGGCGCCAGTATCGACGCGGAGCAGACCGCGTACGGGGTGCGATTGTCGTTTCGCTCCAGCGAAGGAACACTGAAAGATTCCGACGTCGACGCCATCGTGACGCGAATTGTCGGGAAGCTCGAGGCCGAACTCGGCGTCGTGCTGCGCTCGTGA
- the xseA gene encoding exodeoxyribonuclease VII large subunit has protein sequence MARTEPPVFSVAEINGVVRELLEGEFRDVIVSGELSNVRVHASGHVYFRLKDAGAQLAAVCFRGDARGIDFELQDGVQVLARGRLTVYEPQGTYQLVARGIEPAGRGELERAYRLLVARLDAEGLFDEARKRPLPRYPRTLAVITSPSGAAIKDILSTLRRRFPCVEVLFVPVPVQGETAAPAIARALDAVSEQPAVDAVIVGRGGGSLEDLWAFNEEAVARAIHRCSVPVISAVGHERDVTIADLVADRRAATPTMAAEIAVPERAEVARRIDGLDAAMASRVRSRVERSAARVSELLRSYALGSVRGRIEQGMQGLDFISVRLQAGVRGGLREHSGRLDTLDARLSSLDPRETMRRGYVACADAVSGRLLKGAKEALDARSVHLSFHDGAVSANVGGRVGKEGT, from the coding sequence ATGGCTCGCACGGAGCCACCGGTATTCTCCGTCGCTGAGATCAACGGCGTCGTTCGCGAGCTCCTCGAGGGCGAGTTTCGCGACGTGATCGTCAGCGGGGAACTCTCCAACGTGCGCGTGCACGCTTCCGGGCACGTCTACTTCCGTCTCAAGGATGCGGGCGCGCAGCTGGCCGCGGTGTGTTTTCGCGGCGACGCGCGCGGGATCGATTTCGAACTGCAGGATGGCGTGCAGGTGCTGGCGCGTGGGCGCCTCACCGTCTATGAACCGCAGGGTACCTATCAGCTGGTCGCCCGCGGCATCGAACCCGCCGGGAGGGGCGAGCTGGAGCGCGCCTACCGCCTGCTGGTGGCCCGCCTCGACGCGGAGGGCCTCTTCGACGAGGCACGCAAGCGTCCGCTGCCGCGCTACCCGCGCACGTTGGCCGTTATTACGTCGCCCTCCGGGGCGGCGATAAAGGACATCCTCTCGACGCTGCGGCGGCGCTTCCCGTGCGTGGAGGTCCTGTTCGTCCCCGTGCCGGTGCAGGGCGAGACGGCGGCGCCGGCCATCGCTCGGGCGCTGGACGCGGTGTCGGAACAGCCCGCGGTCGACGCCGTCATCGTGGGCCGCGGCGGCGGCAGCCTGGAAGACTTGTGGGCGTTCAACGAGGAGGCGGTGGCGCGCGCCATCCACCGCTGTTCCGTTCCGGTGATCAGTGCGGTCGGCCATGAACGCGACGTCACCATCGCCGACCTGGTGGCGGACCGGCGTGCAGCCACGCCAACCATGGCGGCGGAGATCGCCGTACCCGAACGCGCCGAGGTTGCGCGCCGCATCGACGGGCTCGACGCCGCCATGGCGTCCCGGGTGCGCTCGCGCGTGGAACGCTCTGCGGCGCGGGTCAGCGAACTGCTGCGCAGCTATGCGCTGGGCAGTGTTCGCGGGCGCATCGAGCAGGGCATGCAGGGGCTGGACTTCATCAGCGTACGCCTGCAGGCCGGCGTGCGCGGCGGCCTGCGCGAGCATTCCGGGCGCCTGGATACGCTGGATGCGCGGCTGTCGTCGCTGGACCCGCGGGAGACGATGCGGCGCGGCTATGTGGCCTGCGCAGACGCGGTCTCCGGACGTCTCCTCAAGGGTGCGAAGGAAGCGCTGGACGCGCGCAGCGTGCACCTGTCGTTCCACGATGGGGCCGTATCGGCGAATGTCGGCGGACGGGTCGGCAAGGAGGGAACATGA
- a CDS encoding YmdB family metallophosphoesterase — protein sequence MIVAFLGDVVGKSGRRAVAAAVVRVRGEHGATLVIANAENSAGGFGINQASIEEMSAAGVDFFTTGNHVWDKREGIALLDSRDDLVRPGNYPAPAPGRGAALVPGSNGRVAVLNVQGRVFMPPLDCPFRTVDRLLGELPDTVRIRIVDFHAEATSEEIAMAYYLDGRVSLVLGTHTHVATRDARILPGGTGAVTDVGMTGSFESILGVRKDEVIARFLSMRPTRFEVAGTDVRCDYVVADIDDETGRTRAFSHHQLLLEG from the coding sequence GTGATCGTTGCATTTCTGGGAGATGTGGTGGGCAAGAGTGGCCGGCGGGCCGTTGCCGCCGCCGTCGTGCGCGTGCGCGGCGAGCACGGCGCCACGCTGGTCATCGCCAACGCGGAGAACTCCGCGGGCGGCTTCGGGATCAACCAGGCATCGATCGAAGAGATGTCGGCGGCCGGTGTGGACTTCTTCACCACCGGCAACCACGTGTGGGACAAGCGCGAGGGCATCGCCCTGCTGGATTCGCGCGACGACCTGGTGCGCCCCGGCAACTATCCCGCACCGGCGCCCGGCCGGGGCGCCGCCCTGGTGCCGGGGAGCAACGGACGGGTGGCGGTGTTGAACGTACAGGGCCGCGTGTTCATGCCGCCGCTGGACTGCCCCTTCCGCACCGTCGACCGCCTGCTGGGCGAGCTTCCTGACACGGTGCGCATCCGTATCGTCGATTTCCACGCGGAGGCGACCAGCGAGGAGATCGCCATGGCTTATTATCTCGACGGGCGTGTGTCACTGGTGCTTGGAACGCACACGCACGTGGCCACGCGGGACGCGCGCATCCTGCCCGGGGGGACCGGCGCGGTCACGGATGTGGGGATGACGGGGTCCTTCGAGTCCATCCTCGGTGTGCGCAAGGATGAGGTCATCGCGCGCTTTCTGAGCATGCGGCCCACGCGTTTCGAAGTGGCCGGCACCGATGTCCGCTGCGATTATGTGGTGGCGGACATCGACGACGAAACCGGACGCACGCGCGCCTTTTCGCACCACCAACTACTGCTGGAGGGTTGA